A window of Pusillimonas sp. T7-7 contains these coding sequences:
- a CDS encoding NAD(P)-dependent oxidoreductase, with protein sequence MTIQKIEIGLIGAGLMGSGIAASLLRNGFPLTVLEHPGNQPLGNLLEAGVKTSQRAADLAAQVDILILCVTGSPQVEEVLFQKDGVLEGLKQGSTVIDCSTAIPSSTLKIAEAVRKAGGRFLDAPMTRTPKEAAEGRLNLIVGGDRQVFEECLPVLQGYAENIAYAGGTGSGHQMKLLHNYVSLGFSAVLAEAAACARETGTDPKTFCDILAAGGGGGVVLNRLRPYIESEDSSGFRFSMSNALKDMGYYCTMAQEQNTHGSVAHAIRDLYAQAVQAGLEQMPVPVLIDHLADTPETP encoded by the coding sequence ATGACAATACAAAAAATAGAAATCGGGCTGATCGGCGCAGGACTGATGGGATCAGGCATCGCTGCCAGCCTGTTGCGCAACGGCTTTCCATTAACCGTGCTTGAACATCCCGGCAACCAGCCACTGGGCAATTTGCTGGAGGCGGGGGTAAAAACCAGCCAGCGCGCAGCAGACCTGGCCGCTCAGGTCGACATACTCATACTCTGCGTTACAGGCTCGCCCCAGGTCGAAGAAGTCCTTTTTCAGAAGGACGGAGTGCTTGAAGGTCTGAAGCAAGGAAGCACCGTCATTGACTGCTCCACTGCCATACCCTCATCTACCCTGAAGATCGCGGAGGCTGTCCGGAAAGCAGGCGGGCGCTTCCTGGATGCGCCCATGACACGCACGCCCAAGGAAGCAGCCGAAGGCCGTTTGAACCTGATCGTGGGCGGCGACCGCCAGGTATTCGAAGAATGCCTGCCCGTGCTTCAGGGCTATGCCGAAAACATCGCCTATGCGGGCGGCACAGGATCTGGCCACCAGATGAAATTGCTGCACAACTACGTATCGCTGGGATTCTCGGCCGTATTGGCTGAAGCAGCGGCGTGCGCCCGCGAAACGGGCACTGACCCCAAAACGTTCTGCGACATCCTGGCCGCTGGCGGAGGCGGAGGCGTAGTCCTGAACCGCTTGCGCCCCTACATCGAATCAGAAGATTCGTCCGGCTTTCGTTTTTCCATGTCCAATGCATTAAAGGACATGGGGTACTACTGCACCATGGCACAAGAACAAAACACCCATGGATCCGTCGCCCACGCAATCAGGGACCTGTATGCGCAAGCTGTCCAGGCAGGCCTTGAACAAATGCCCGTACCTGTGCTGATCGATCACCTTGCCGACACCCCGGAAACGCCATGA
- a CDS encoding enolase C-terminal domain-like protein, which translates to MKITDVKLTLFSWDGITATSYGKHTGSFGGESKLGLLEVFTDEGVVGHAFLGSARNPADMDGPGLIQFLKSALIDKNPLDREALNKALWQRARNASIRSIGAVDIALWDIAGKVAGLPIHRLIGSFRDRIPAYASSAVLPNHESYAEQALSFQSKNWAAYKIHPPQNWQEDIRLCETVRKAVGDDYKLMLDSTWGYDYPQALRVGRAIQEMGFYWYEDPLTEWDIYNYQKLKQQLHIPIMATEYPIAGLDTYVAWLTAKATDFLRGDVAVKGGITTILKAAHLAEAFGMNFEIHHGGNSLNNVANLHVTMAIRNTELFEVLMPDEAQKYGLIDDISVDQEGMVHAPTEPGLGANIDFDLISRKKLAILS; encoded by the coding sequence ATGAAGATTACCGACGTCAAGCTGACTCTTTTTTCCTGGGACGGCATCACAGCCACAAGCTACGGCAAGCACACCGGCAGTTTTGGCGGGGAAAGCAAGCTGGGCTTGCTCGAGGTTTTTACAGATGAAGGCGTGGTAGGGCATGCCTTTCTGGGCTCAGCGCGCAACCCGGCCGATATGGATGGCCCAGGTTTGATCCAATTCCTGAAATCCGCACTGATTGACAAGAACCCCTTGGATCGCGAGGCCTTGAACAAAGCTCTTTGGCAGCGTGCAAGAAACGCCAGCATCCGCTCCATTGGGGCGGTTGATATAGCCCTGTGGGATATTGCCGGCAAGGTTGCAGGCTTGCCCATTCATCGCCTGATCGGGTCATTCCGCGACCGCATTCCCGCATACGCGAGTTCTGCCGTGCTGCCCAACCATGAATCGTACGCAGAGCAGGCATTGTCGTTCCAGTCGAAGAATTGGGCTGCCTACAAGATTCATCCGCCACAAAATTGGCAGGAAGATATCCGCTTATGTGAAACCGTGCGCAAAGCGGTCGGCGACGATTACAAGCTTATGCTCGACTCGACCTGGGGCTACGACTATCCGCAGGCACTGCGGGTCGGGCGTGCAATACAAGAGATGGGCTTCTACTGGTACGAAGATCCTTTGACGGAATGGGATATCTATAACTACCAAAAGCTCAAGCAGCAGCTTCACATACCCATCATGGCAACGGAATACCCCATTGCCGGCCTCGATACCTATGTAGCGTGGCTGACTGCAAAGGCCACTGACTTCCTGCGCGGAGACGTGGCGGTAAAAGGCGGCATCACAACCATCCTGAAAGCAGCCCACCTTGCAGAAGCGTTTGGCATGAACTTCGAGATTCACCATGGCGGCAATTCGTTGAACAACGTGGCCAATCTTCACGTCACCATGGCTATTCGCAATACCGAACTGTTTGAAGTCCTGATGCCTGATGAAGCGCAAAAATACGGACTGATCGACGATATAAGTGTCGACCAGGAAGGCATGGTGCACGCGCCAACAGAGCCTGGCCTGGGCGCAAACATAGACTTTGATCTTATTTCAAGAAAAAAACTGGCTATATTGAGCTGA
- a CDS encoding FadR/GntR family transcriptional regulator, with product MQANKPSNERTLSDRLTDMLGREIRSGAYPVNSRLPTEKFMTEEYGVSRTVVREVLSRLKSAGLVETRQGSGTVVLDPSSSDAFRLGRPDGDPARGVLRIIELRRGLEGEMAALAAERRSAQDMRRINRALAAIDSAVALDGDGVEQDLAFHIAIAQATGNPHYPELLGMLTRALKDAIRVTRGNEARQVQLAEDVRKEHEAIRAAIEAQDIDEARAAAFHHMSSTARRIQNVDPEYWQGASSAAAGRLARTRLAAELRKDK from the coding sequence ATGCAAGCAAATAAGCCAAGCAATGAAAGAACGCTCTCGGATCGTCTTACAGACATGCTGGGTCGGGAGATACGCAGCGGTGCGTATCCCGTGAACTCCCGGCTGCCTACTGAAAAATTCATGACCGAGGAATATGGCGTAAGCCGCACGGTCGTACGAGAAGTCCTGTCGCGCCTCAAGTCTGCTGGCTTGGTCGAAACCCGCCAGGGTAGCGGTACGGTAGTACTTGATCCTTCATCCAGCGACGCGTTCCGCTTGGGTCGGCCCGACGGCGATCCTGCCCGTGGCGTTTTACGTATTATTGAATTGCGCCGCGGCCTGGAAGGGGAGATGGCTGCCTTGGCGGCGGAGCGGCGCAGTGCCCAAGATATGCGGCGCATCAATCGGGCGCTTGCAGCCATAGACAGCGCGGTTGCGCTGGATGGTGATGGTGTCGAGCAAGACTTGGCTTTTCATATTGCCATTGCGCAGGCAACGGGCAATCCGCATTACCCCGAATTACTGGGCATGCTCACGCGTGCCCTGAAAGATGCCATACGGGTAACGCGTGGCAATGAAGCACGCCAAGTCCAGCTCGCAGAGGATGTACGCAAGGAACATGAAGCCATACGTGCCGCGATCGAGGCGCAAGATATCGACGAGGCAAGGGCGGCTGCATTTCATCACATGTCGAGCACCGCCCGGCGCATCCAGAATGTTGACCCCGAGTACTGGCAAGGCGCCAGCAGCGCTGCAGCAGGCCGATTGGCACGCACGCGACTGGCGGCTGAACTCAGAAAAGACAAGTAG
- a CDS encoding MFS transporter: MPASFQKTKTYSPSWVLFALAMGAFAIGTTEFATMSLLPYFAKDLGVDAPTAGHVISAYALGVVVGAPILTVLGARVRRRTMLIWLMAMFALFNGLSAFAPSYEWMLVLRFLSGLPHGAYFGIGALVAVSLVPLNKRNQAVGRMFLGLTVATIIGVPLANWLGQSIGWRWGFALVASTGLLTVALLALVAPDTPTTPGASPLRELGALKHGQVWLTLAVGAIGFGGLFAVYTYLADTLMQVTMASPETVPVVLGIFGLGMTVGNIVVPKLADHALMPTIGGVLLWSAATTALFSFTASSLWGISITVFLIGIGGALGTVLQTRLMDIARNAQGLAAALNHSAFNFANALGPLLGGMAIANGFGWASTGWVGSLLALGGLLLLLLSIRLDRSSA, from the coding sequence ATGCCCGCCTCCTTTCAGAAAACCAAAACCTATTCTCCCAGCTGGGTCCTCTTCGCCCTAGCAATGGGCGCATTTGCCATCGGGACAACAGAGTTCGCCACCATGAGCCTGTTGCCCTACTTTGCCAAAGATCTGGGCGTCGACGCGCCTACCGCTGGCCACGTGATCAGCGCGTATGCGCTGGGCGTAGTGGTCGGCGCACCCATCCTGACCGTGCTGGGCGCGCGAGTGCGCCGGCGCACCATGCTGATCTGGCTCATGGCCATGTTCGCCCTGTTCAATGGCCTGTCCGCTTTCGCCCCCAGCTACGAATGGATGCTGGTGCTGCGTTTTCTCAGCGGCCTGCCGCACGGCGCCTACTTTGGCATCGGTGCTTTGGTCGCCGTGTCGCTGGTACCACTCAACAAGCGTAATCAGGCCGTGGGGCGCATGTTCCTTGGCCTTACAGTGGCCACCATCATCGGCGTACCCTTGGCCAACTGGTTGGGTCAGTCCATAGGGTGGCGCTGGGGGTTCGCGCTGGTTGCATCGACCGGGTTGCTGACCGTGGCGCTGCTTGCCCTGGTGGCCCCCGACACGCCCACCACGCCAGGCGCCAGCCCGTTGCGCGAGCTGGGCGCACTCAAGCATGGGCAGGTCTGGCTGACTCTGGCCGTAGGCGCTATAGGCTTTGGTGGCCTGTTTGCCGTCTACACCTATCTTGCAGACACCCTGATGCAAGTCACCATGGCTAGTCCGGAAACTGTTCCTGTGGTGCTGGGCATTTTCGGTTTGGGCATGACGGTGGGCAATATCGTGGTGCCGAAACTGGCCGACCATGCGCTCATGCCTACGATAGGCGGCGTGCTGCTCTGGAGCGCCGCCACCACCGCGCTGTTCAGTTTCACGGCATCCAGCTTGTGGGGCATTTCCATTACGGTGTTTCTGATTGGCATTGGCGGTGCGTTGGGTACTGTGCTCCAGACCCGCTTGATGGACATTGCACGCAACGCGCAAGGCCTGGCCGCTGCGCTGAACCACTCTGCCTTCAACTTCGCAAATGCCCTTGGACCGTTGTTGGGCGGCATGGCCATAGCAAATGGCTTTGGATGGGCATCGACGGGATGGGTAGGTTCCCTTCTGGCTTTGGGCGGCTTGCTGTTGCTGCTGCTGTCGATTCGGCTGGATCGCTCATCAGCTTAG
- a CDS encoding NAD-dependent succinate-semialdehyde dehydrogenase: protein MKLNKPSLFRQQCHIDGNWVDASNGKTIDVTNPADHSVLGTVPSLTTEDVRQAIEAANRALPAWRAMAAKQRSQLIRRWYDLCMTHQEDLAKLLTLEQGKPIKESRGEIAYGASFLEWFAEEAKRVYGDVIPAASSDRRIVVIKQPVGVVAAITPWNFPNAMITRKAGAALAAGCTIVIKPATATPYSALALAELAQEAGIPAGVINVVTGNSGVVGEELTGNPIVRKLSFTGSTSVGKYLMQQCSGTMKKISMELGGNAPFIVFDDADLDLAVAGAMASKFRNAGQTCVCANRIFVQEGVYDAFAERLKQAVLALRVGNGLEEDVDLGPLIDQAAVDKVQEHIEDAIAGGAQALTGGSAHKLGGLFYEPSILLNVSRQAKLMQEETFGPVAPLIRFSTEKEVIDLANDTPFGLAAYFYTSDYSRAWRVAEALETGIVGLNEGIISTELAPFGGVKESGVGREGSKYGVDDYVEIKYICAGGLGTP, encoded by the coding sequence ATGAAACTGAACAAACCTTCACTATTTCGCCAGCAATGTCATATAGACGGAAACTGGGTTGACGCATCCAACGGCAAAACCATAGACGTCACCAACCCTGCTGATCATTCTGTACTTGGCACCGTACCTTCGCTTACCACGGAGGATGTACGCCAGGCTATCGAGGCCGCAAACCGCGCCCTTCCTGCCTGGCGTGCCATGGCCGCCAAACAGCGGTCACAGTTGATCCGCCGTTGGTACGACTTGTGCATGACACATCAGGAAGATCTGGCCAAGCTGCTTACCCTGGAACAGGGCAAACCCATTAAAGAGTCCCGCGGCGAAATTGCGTATGGCGCCTCGTTTCTGGAATGGTTTGCTGAAGAAGCAAAGCGCGTTTATGGCGATGTGATTCCGGCTGCAAGCTCCGACCGGCGCATTGTCGTCATCAAGCAGCCGGTTGGAGTAGTCGCCGCCATTACGCCCTGGAACTTCCCCAACGCAATGATTACCCGCAAGGCCGGCGCAGCCCTGGCTGCCGGCTGCACTATCGTCATCAAGCCTGCCACCGCCACGCCCTACTCTGCACTAGCACTGGCCGAACTGGCACAGGAAGCCGGCATCCCCGCTGGGGTGATCAACGTGGTTACAGGAAACTCGGGCGTTGTGGGCGAAGAACTGACCGGCAATCCCATCGTACGCAAGCTGTCATTCACCGGATCCACCAGCGTGGGCAAATACCTGATGCAGCAATGCTCAGGCACCATGAAAAAAATATCGATGGAGCTCGGCGGCAATGCTCCATTTATCGTTTTTGACGATGCTGACCTGGATCTGGCTGTGGCGGGCGCCATGGCATCGAAGTTCCGTAATGCGGGCCAGACTTGCGTATGCGCCAACCGTATTTTTGTTCAGGAAGGCGTCTACGATGCATTTGCTGAACGCCTTAAGCAGGCCGTACTGGCCTTGCGCGTGGGCAATGGCCTGGAAGAAGACGTCGACCTGGGGCCGCTCATAGATCAAGCGGCCGTCGACAAAGTCCAGGAACATATAGAAGACGCTATCGCTGGTGGCGCTCAGGCCCTGACCGGTGGCAGCGCACATAAGCTGGGCGGCCTGTTTTATGAACCGTCCATACTTTTGAATGTCTCCCGGCAAGCCAAGCTTATGCAGGAAGAAACATTCGGTCCGGTGGCCCCATTGATACGGTTCAGCACAGAAAAAGAAGTCATCGACCTGGCCAACGACACTCCGTTTGGCTTGGCAGCCTATTTCTACACGTCCGACTACAGCCGTGCATGGCGTGTCGCAGAAGCCCTGGAAACCGGCATCGTAGGCTTGAACGAAGGCATTATCTCGACCGAACTGGCTCCCTTCGGCGGCGTCAAGGAATCCGGTGTCGGCCGTGAGGGGTCAAAGTATGGCGTCGATGATTACGTGGAAATCAAATATATCTGCGCCGGCGGGCTGGGCACTCCATAG